In a single window of the Arachis hypogaea cultivar Tifrunner chromosome 6, arahy.Tifrunner.gnm2.J5K5, whole genome shotgun sequence genome:
- the LOC112696848 gene encoding folate synthesis bifunctional protein, mitochondrial translates to MGILKCLGLPRHQVFTARKYLNVSSFSCLHTAQNSSVEARSQDEDVVIALGSNVGNRVHNFKEALKMMKKSGIQVTRHACLYETAPAYITDQPCFINSAVRAVTKLGPHELLAALKRIEKDLGRTDGIRYGPRPIDLDILFYGKYKVRSDILNIPHERIWERPFVIAPLMDLLGSAIDNDTVASWHAFSSHSGGLYELWEKLGGESLIGQEGICRVMPVANGLLDWSLRTSVMGILNLTPDSFSDGGNFQSVESAVSQVQLMISEGADIIDIGAQSTRPKASRISVEEELSRLIPVLEAVKSMPEVEGKLISVDTFYSDVASEAVSRGAHLINDVSAGQLDPNMFKVIADLDVPYVAMHMRGDPCTMQSSENLKYDDVCKEVSSELYSRVRQAELSGIPAWRIIIDPGIGFSKKTEDNLDILTGLPAIRAEIAKSSFAISRAPILIGPSRKRFLGDICSRPSAVERDPATIASITAGVLAGANIVRVHNVKDNCDAVKLCDAILKHKHSAMKSRQ, encoded by the exons ATGGGTATATTGAAGTGTCTGGGGCTGCCCAGGCATCAGGTTTTCACGGCCAGAAAGTATCTCAATG TATCGAGCTTCTCCTGTCTTCACACAGCACAAAATTCCTCAGTGGAAGCTCGCTCACAAGATGAGGATGTGGTGATTGCTTTGGGAAGTAATGTAGGTAATAGGGTTCATAACTTCAAGGAAGCCttgaaaatgatgaagaagtcAGGCATACAGGTCACAAGGCATGCTTGTTTGTATGAGACAGCACCAGCATACATTACTGATCAACCTTGCTTTATCAACTCTGCAGTTAGAGCTGTTACTAAACTAGGTCCACATGAATTATTGGCTGCACTCAAAAGAATTGAGAAGGACCTCGGGCGAACCGATGGAATAAGGTATGGTCCAAGGCCAATCGACTTAGACATTTTATTCTACGGTAAATATAAAGTCAGATCTGATATTCTCAATATACCTCATGAAAGAATTTGGGAGCGGCCTTTTGTTATCGCCCCTTTGATGGATTTACTGGGATCAGCTATTGACAATGATACAGTTGCTAGTTGGCATGCATTTTCGAGCCATTCTGGTGGACTATATGAATTATGGGAAAAATTAGGTGGGGAATCACTTATTGGACAGGAAGGTATATGTAGGGTAATGCCTGTTGCAAATGGCTTACTTGATTGGTCCTTGAGAACTTCCGTTATGGGCATCCTTAATTTGACCCCAGATAGTTTTAGTGATGGGGGGAATTTCCAGTCTGTGGAATCTGCTGTATCGCAAGTTCAATTAATGATTTCAGAGGGAGCAGATATAATTGATATTGGTGCTCAGTCTACGCGACCAAAGGCATCTAGGATCTCTGTTGAAGAAGAATTAAGTAGATTAATCCCTGTCCTAGAAGCTGTAAAGTCAATGCCTGAGGTAGAGGGAAAGCTCATATCTGTTGATACTTTCTACTCTGATGTTGCTTCAGAAGCAGTTAGTAGAGGGGCTCATCTTATAAATGATGTATCTGCAGGGCAGTTAGATCCTAATATGTTCAAGGTCATTGCAGATCTAGATGTTCCTTATGTTGCGATGCATATGAGGGGGGACCCATGCACTATGCAGAGCAGTGAAAACCTGAAATATGATGATGTTTGCAAGGAGGTGTCCTCCGAGTTATATTCAAGGGTTAGACAGGCAGAACTGTCAGGAATTCCAGCATGGAGGATTATTATTGACCCTGGTATTGGATTCTCGAAAAAAACTGAAGACAATTTGGATATCCTCACAGGACTTCCTGCAATCCGAGCTGAGATTGCCAAGAGTAGCTTTGCCATCTCTCGTGCTCCTATACTTATTGGACCCTCAAGAAAGAGATTTCTAGGTGACATTTGTTCCAGACCTTCTGCTGTTGAGAGGGATCCTGCTACCATTGCTTCTATAACAGCGGGTGTTCTGGCTGGAGCTAACATTGTTAGGGTGCATAATGTCAAAGATAATTGTGATGCTGTGAAGCTGTGCGATGCAATTCTAAAACATAAACATTCTGCCATGAAATCTAGACAATGA